The following are from one region of the Nilaparvata lugens isolate BPH unplaced genomic scaffold, ASM1435652v1 scaffold5003, whole genome shotgun sequence genome:
- the LOC111054757 gene encoding uncharacterized protein LOC111054757: MSERAKRIYELVVPPKTTIEPQGLNPTLDSDVNSSPAPELSPDLLDVAKDLGLISSPEYEEGG; encoded by the exons ATGAGTGAGAGGGCGaaaagaatttatgaactggTTGTTCCACCAAAgacaacaa ttGAGCCTCAAGGATTAAATCCAACATTGGACTCTGATGTCAATTCTTCACCGGCTCCTGAATTGTCCCCAGATTTGCTGGATGTAGCTAAGGATCTAGGCCTTATAAGCTCGCCAGAATATGAAGAAGGTGGGtga